In Amycolatopsis endophytica, the following are encoded in one genomic region:
- a CDS encoding copper resistance CopC family protein, with product MRRLLVTLVAALVAMVVTATPALAHNVLTSSDPAKDAALETGPSKVTLTFDAPVQGGDVNQISVIGPGGTQWAEGEVQITSNVVSVAVRPLGPAGQYQIGYRILSADGHPVTGEIPFTLTKAGTGTPASASAASAADTARPAAESGGGVPVWVWILGAVVLLAIGLTLALRMGRDKA from the coding sequence ATGCGCCGCCTGCTCGTCACGCTCGTCGCCGCGCTGGTGGCGATGGTCGTCACCGCCACCCCCGCCCTCGCGCACAACGTGCTGACCTCCTCCGATCCGGCCAAGGACGCCGCGCTCGAAACCGGCCCGTCGAAGGTCACCCTGACCTTCGACGCGCCGGTGCAGGGCGGCGACGTCAACCAGATCTCGGTGATCGGACCCGGCGGCACGCAGTGGGCCGAGGGCGAGGTGCAGATCACCAGCAACGTCGTCTCCGTCGCCGTGCGGCCGCTCGGCCCGGCCGGGCAGTACCAGATCGGCTACCGGATCCTGTCCGCGGACGGGCACCCGGTGACCGGCGAGATCCCGTTCACCCTCACCAAGGCGGGCACCGGCACCCCGGCTTCGGCCAGTGCCGCGTCCGCGGCCGACACGGCGCGGCCCGCCGCCGAGTCCGGTGGCGGGGTCCCGGTGTGGGTGTGGATCCTCGGCGCGGTGGTTCTTCTCGCGATCGGGCTGACGCTCGCTTTGAGAATGGGCAGGGACAAGGCGTGA
- a CDS encoding ABC transporter permease gives MNLFEYVADRWSRLGLQAWLHVSAVVQCTIIAAVIGVLIGIAVYRSPIGSALATALASTVLTIPSFALIGLLIPVVGLGVAPSVIPLVLYALLPIVRNTIVGLSGVDPAVTDAAKGIGMNRFGVLTRVELRLAWPAILAGMRVATQMLMGIAVIAAYAKGPGLGSEVFAGLTNAGSTNSMNQALAGTLGVVVLALILDGIYVLIARFTVSRGVRV, from the coding sequence ATGAACCTGTTCGAGTACGTGGCCGATCGCTGGAGCAGGCTCGGGCTGCAGGCCTGGCTCCACGTGAGTGCCGTGGTGCAGTGCACCATCATCGCCGCCGTCATCGGCGTGCTGATCGGAATCGCGGTCTACCGCAGCCCCATCGGATCGGCACTGGCCACCGCGCTGGCCAGCACCGTCCTGACCATCCCGTCGTTCGCGCTGATCGGGTTGCTGATCCCGGTCGTCGGCCTCGGGGTCGCGCCCAGCGTGATCCCGCTCGTGCTCTACGCGCTGCTGCCGATCGTGCGCAACACCATCGTCGGGCTGTCCGGGGTCGATCCCGCCGTCACCGACGCGGCCAAGGGCATCGGCATGAACCGGTTCGGCGTGCTCACCCGCGTCGAGCTGCGCCTGGCCTGGCCCGCGATCCTCGCGGGCATGCGGGTGGCGACCCAGATGCTGATGGGCATCGCGGTCATCGCCGCCTACGCCAAGGGGCCTGGCCTCGGATCCGAGGTGTTCGCCGGGCTGACCAACGCGGGCAGCACCAACTCCATGAACCAGGCCCTCGCCGGCACGCTCGGCGTCGTCGTCCTCGCCCTGATCCTCGACGGCATCTACGTCCTGATCGCCCGCTTCACCGTTTCCAGGGGTGTCCGTGTCTGA
- a CDS encoding betaine/proline/choline family ABC transporter ATP-binding protein gives MSGVEIQLENVTKRYPGSKEPAVDGVTMTIPAGKIVILVGPSGCGKTTTMRMINRLIEPTAGRITIGGEDALSLNPDRLRRKVGYAIQQAGLFPHFTVAQNIAVVPGLLGWDKKKISDRVDEMLDLVGLDPAQFHGRYPRQLSGGQQQRVGVARALAADPPVLLMDEPFGAVDPITRGNLQDELLRLQSELGKTIVFVTHDFDEAVKLGDKIAVLGNQSKILQYDTPDAILANPADDTVAGFVGAGASLKQLTLLRVRDVELRQDTVTASFGDDVAAVRQQMTEQRRTYALVLDRRRRPSRWVHVRDLAAATSLERAGKPIGDFVSLQSTLQDALEAMLVEGGGVPVTGARGEFAGMIELDTVMATIQRLREEHSDDGGQS, from the coding sequence CTGTCCGGCGTCGAGATCCAGCTGGAGAACGTCACCAAGCGCTATCCCGGCTCGAAGGAACCGGCGGTGGACGGCGTCACGATGACCATCCCCGCCGGGAAGATCGTGATCCTGGTCGGCCCGTCCGGCTGCGGCAAGACCACCACGATGCGCATGATCAACCGGCTGATCGAGCCCACCGCGGGCCGCATCACGATCGGCGGCGAGGACGCGCTCAGCCTCAACCCGGACCGCCTGCGCCGCAAGGTCGGCTACGCGATCCAGCAGGCAGGTCTGTTCCCGCACTTCACGGTGGCGCAGAACATCGCGGTCGTGCCGGGCCTGCTCGGGTGGGACAAGAAGAAGATCAGCGACCGCGTCGACGAGATGCTCGACCTGGTCGGGCTCGACCCCGCGCAGTTCCACGGCCGCTACCCGCGCCAGCTCTCCGGCGGGCAGCAGCAGCGTGTCGGCGTGGCCCGCGCGCTCGCCGCCGACCCGCCGGTGCTGCTGATGGACGAGCCGTTCGGCGCGGTCGACCCCATCACCCGCGGCAACCTGCAGGACGAGCTGCTGCGGCTGCAGTCCGAGCTGGGCAAGACGATCGTGTTCGTGACGCACGACTTCGACGAGGCCGTGAAGCTCGGCGACAAGATCGCGGTGCTGGGCAACCAGTCGAAGATCCTGCAGTACGACACCCCGGACGCGATCCTGGCCAACCCGGCCGACGACACGGTCGCCGGGTTCGTCGGGGCGGGGGCCTCGCTCAAGCAGCTCACCCTGCTGCGCGTGCGTGACGTCGAGCTGCGGCAGGACACCGTGACCGCCTCGTTCGGCGACGACGTCGCAGCGGTGCGGCAGCAGATGACCGAGCAGCGCCGCACCTACGCGCTGGTGCTCGACCGCCGCCGTCGCCCGTCGCGCTGGGTGCACGTGCGCGACCTCGCCGCCGCGACCTCGCTGGAGCGCGCGGGCAAGCCGATCGGCGACTTCGTCAGCCTGCAGTCGACGCTGCAGGACGCGCTGGAGGCGATGCTGGTCGAGGGCGGCGGCGTGCCGGTCACCGGTGCCCGCGGCGAGTTCGCCGGGATGATCGAGCTGGACACCGTGATGGCGACGATCCAGCGCCTGCGCGAGGAACACTCCGACGACGGGGGTCAGTCGTGA
- a CDS encoding YcnI family copper-binding membrane protein produces MNTAVIRRGLVLAGTVGIAGLLGTGVASAHVTANVLGSEPQQGGYGAITFRVPNEEETAATVKLEIDFKPEYAISSVRYQPIPGWTAEVTKTPLPSPVKNGKDLDVTEAVTKIVFTAQPGTKIGPGETQYQDFDITAGSLPKADELVLPAIQTYDDGKVVAWDQVQAAGAEEPEHPAPTVSLTAASASGDSHGAMTTSATATAPADSTDDTARWLGGAGLVVGALGLGVGAGAVLRGRKASK; encoded by the coding sequence ATGAACACTGCCGTCATCCGCCGTGGCCTCGTGCTGGCCGGCACCGTCGGGATCGCCGGGCTGCTCGGCACCGGCGTCGCGTCCGCGCACGTCACGGCCAACGTCCTCGGCTCGGAACCGCAGCAGGGCGGCTACGGGGCGATCACCTTCCGCGTGCCGAACGAGGAGGAGACCGCCGCCACCGTCAAGCTGGAGATCGACTTCAAGCCGGAGTACGCGATCAGCTCGGTGCGCTACCAGCCCATCCCCGGCTGGACGGCGGAGGTCACCAAGACCCCGCTGCCCTCGCCGGTGAAGAACGGCAAGGACCTGGACGTCACCGAGGCGGTCACGAAGATCGTCTTCACCGCCCAGCCGGGCACGAAGATCGGACCGGGCGAGACCCAGTACCAGGACTTCGACATCACCGCGGGATCGCTGCCCAAGGCCGACGAGCTGGTGCTGCCCGCGATCCAGACCTACGACGACGGCAAGGTCGTCGCGTGGGACCAGGTCCAGGCCGCCGGCGCGGAGGAGCCGGAGCACCCGGCGCCGACCGTGTCCCTGACCGCGGCGTCGGCCTCCGGTGACTCGCACGGCGCGATGACCACCTCGGCCACGGCCACCGCGCCGGCGGACTCCACCGACGACACCGCACGCTGGCTCGGCGGCGCCGGACTGGTCGTCGGCGCGCTCGGCCTCGGTGTCGGGGCCGGTGCGGTGCTGCGCGGACGGAAGGCGTCGAAGTAA
- a CDS encoding copper resistance D family protein, whose protein sequence is MTTTGTTSQVRYQAIVALVTAALAGALIGVALTATAPVPGVAEVSEVVSVAIPVVRVLLDLSAVTTIGLALLSVLAGYDRPKLTEPIMRRARPIALAASLVWTMSALVTLVLQTAEYRPRAATVSAADIWAYVVEVGAGKALLVVAVLALVQVGLGVLTLRHGEKVPAEVRVGLGLFALLPLPVTGHAANWDYHDYTMISMELHVMGAVAWTGGLGAMVVLLAGNRTLLAHALPRFSKLATLCLVLVVATGLFNAVVELLLNPTIDLATALFTTPYGQLVVLKVVCAGGVAVLGAMVRWKLMPRIVRHEWTALATWATLELTVMGLAFGFAVVLTRAPVS, encoded by the coding sequence GTGACGACCACCGGGACCACCTCGCAGGTCCGTTACCAGGCGATCGTCGCTCTCGTCACCGCCGCTCTGGCCGGTGCGCTGATCGGTGTCGCCCTGACCGCCACCGCCCCGGTGCCGGGTGTGGCGGAGGTCAGCGAGGTGGTCTCGGTGGCCATCCCGGTCGTCCGCGTGCTGCTCGATCTGTCGGCGGTGACGACGATCGGGCTGGCACTGCTGTCGGTGCTGGCCGGGTACGACCGGCCGAAGCTCACCGAGCCGATCATGCGGCGGGCACGGCCGATCGCGCTCGCCGCGTCACTGGTCTGGACGATGTCCGCGCTGGTCACGCTCGTCCTGCAGACCGCCGAGTACCGGCCGCGGGCGGCCACGGTGAGCGCGGCCGACATCTGGGCCTACGTCGTGGAGGTCGGCGCGGGCAAGGCGCTGCTCGTCGTCGCCGTGCTCGCCCTGGTCCAGGTCGGGCTGGGCGTGCTGACGCTGCGGCACGGCGAGAAGGTGCCCGCCGAGGTACGCGTCGGGCTCGGCCTGTTCGCCCTGCTGCCCCTGCCGGTCACCGGGCACGCGGCGAACTGGGACTACCACGACTACACGATGATCTCGATGGAGCTGCACGTCATGGGCGCGGTCGCGTGGACCGGCGGCCTCGGTGCGATGGTCGTGCTGCTCGCGGGCAACCGGACGCTGCTCGCGCACGCCCTGCCGCGGTTCTCCAAGCTGGCCACGTTGTGCCTGGTGCTGGTGGTGGCGACCGGGCTGTTCAACGCGGTCGTGGAGCTGCTGCTCAACCCCACGATCGACCTCGCCACCGCGTTGTTCACCACGCCCTACGGTCAGCTCGTCGTGCTCAAGGTCGTCTGCGCCGGCGGCGTCGCGGTGCTCGGCGCGATGGTGCGGTGGAAGCTGATGCCGCGGATCGTGCGGCACGAGTGGACCGCGCTCGCGACCTGGGCGACGCTCGAGCTGACCGTGATGGGGCTGGCGTTCGGTTTCGCCGTCGTCCTCACCCGCGCCCCGGTCAGTTGA